Proteins encoded in a region of the Sphingopyxis sp. OAS728 genome:
- a CDS encoding cold-shock protein, giving the protein MPTGTVKFFNTEKGYGFIANEDGSGDNFVHITALERAGMTTLNKDQRVSYDLETDQRGKTAAVNVQPA; this is encoded by the coding sequence ATGCCCACCGGCACCGTAAAATTCTTCAACACCGAAAAAGGTTATGGCTTCATCGCGAACGAAGATGGTTCGGGCGACAATTTCGTCCACATCACCGCCCTCGAGCGCGCCGGGATGACGACGCTGAACAAGGATCAGCGCGTTTCCTATGACCTGGAAACCGACCAGCGCGGCAAGACCGCTGCGGTCAACGTCCAGCCGGCCTGA
- a CDS encoding pilus assembly protein CpaE codes for MNAPFKSSGLRDPFNAFVCDDDTLELIRAAANDMGWPIEKCNKGGLRNAVQSLSVSASPNILFVDMSESGDPINDINALAEVCEPGTVVIAAGQVNDVRLYRDLLSSGIQDYLLKPLSLEQVRESLTMAQAMLSAPKHADMHDDKPHHMMGVVGVRGGVGASLVATSLAWAISEQAGRQTALLDLDVHFGTGALTLDLEPGRGLIDAIDNPSRIDGLFIERAMVRASDKLSLLSAEAPIHQPVMTDGSAFFQLEEELRTAFEMTIVDIPRQVLIPFPHLVSEAGTILLVSDVTLAAARDTIRLLSWFKQNVPGARVLLVANKYQTAVGELSRKEFESSIERQIDIVIPFDPKLVTQSAKLGKSYAETCKGTKSAQVWTNLMRLILDGADVEAEEAQIAAAKSKSGGSLLGKLGLTKKGVKQAA; via the coding sequence ATGAACGCTCCTTTCAAATCGTCAGGACTGCGTGACCCCTTCAATGCCTTCGTCTGCGACGACGATACGCTGGAGCTGATCCGCGCTGCGGCCAACGACATGGGCTGGCCGATCGAAAAATGTAACAAGGGTGGCCTGCGCAATGCAGTGCAGTCGCTGTCGGTTTCCGCCAGCCCGAACATCCTGTTCGTCGACATGTCGGAATCGGGCGATCCGATCAACGACATCAACGCTCTCGCCGAAGTTTGCGAACCCGGAACGGTCGTAATTGCTGCCGGCCAGGTGAACGACGTTCGCCTGTACCGCGACCTTTTGTCCAGCGGCATTCAGGACTATCTGCTGAAACCGCTGTCGCTCGAACAGGTCCGCGAATCGCTCACCATGGCGCAGGCCATGCTGTCGGCGCCGAAACATGCCGATATGCACGACGACAAGCCGCACCATATGATGGGCGTTGTCGGCGTGCGCGGCGGGGTGGGAGCGTCGTTGGTCGCGACATCGCTCGCTTGGGCGATCAGCGAACAGGCGGGGCGCCAGACCGCGTTGCTCGATCTCGACGTCCATTTCGGAACCGGCGCTCTGACGCTGGATCTCGAACCGGGGCGCGGCCTGATCGACGCGATCGACAACCCCAGCCGCATCGACGGGCTGTTTATCGAACGCGCCATGGTGCGCGCGTCTGACAAGCTCAGCCTGCTGTCGGCGGAAGCGCCGATCCATCAGCCGGTAATGACCGACGGTTCGGCCTTTTTCCAGCTGGAAGAGGAGCTCCGCACCGCCTTCGAGATGACAATCGTCGACATACCGCGGCAAGTGCTGATCCCCTTCCCGCACCTGGTGTCGGAAGCCGGGACGATCCTGCTCGTCAGCGACGTCACGCTCGCCGCGGCGCGCGACACGATCCGCCTCCTGTCCTGGTTCAAGCAGAATGTCCCCGGCGCACGCGTGCTGCTCGTCGCGAACAAGTATCAGACGGCGGTGGGCGAATTGTCGCGCAAGGAGTTCGAATCATCGATCGAACGCCAGATCGACATCGTCATTCCGTTCGATCCGAAACTGGTCACCCAGTCTGCAAAGCTCGGCAAATCCTACGCCGAAACCTGCAAGGGCACGAAGTCGGCGCAGGTGTGGACCAATCTGATGCGGCTGATCCTCGACGGCGCCGATGTCGAAGCCGAGGAAGCGCAGATTGCCGCGGCAAAGAGCAAATCGGGCGGTTCGCTGCTCGGCAAGCTCGGCCTGACCAAAAAGGGCGTGAAACAGGCGGCATGA
- a CDS encoding type II and III secretion system protein family protein — protein MNSTAKLKAMALARTLAIGLVAATLVAAPSQPAIAQAVQNASSSIELSVGRGRLVSLPASMSDVFVADDAVADVQVRSNRQLYLFGKKPGETSIYATDANGRVVFSTVARVGNNIETIDQMLSLAMPEASISANPMNGFVLLTGTVQSPDDAAEAERLVQAFVGEQTKVLSRLRTATPLQVNLQVRIAEVNRSLVKEISGNLLTQDRTGGFLSGIFRGRQAGTITTNPDGSTSYTFNTIAGTNTLAGAGRLFGLDLIASLDVGERSGMVATLAQPNLTAISGETADFLAGGEFPVPIPGNFAGTTIEYRKYGVSLAYTPTVLSNGRISLRVRPEVSELSTEGAIELQGFQVPALTVRRAETTVELGSGESFMIAGLMNNRSIGAIDKIPGLGDVPVLGLLFKSDSFRRGETELVIVVTPYLVQPVSANEIKLPTDGYKDADDLQRLLLNQTSNGVTGGDRPKPRLETNVGDADRPRGNGDASPGFSIK, from the coding sequence ATGAACAGCACAGCCAAACTCAAAGCGATGGCTCTGGCCCGCACCCTGGCCATCGGCCTCGTGGCCGCCACGCTGGTCGCGGCGCCTTCGCAGCCCGCTATCGCCCAGGCCGTCCAGAACGCCAGCAGCAGCATCGAGCTTTCGGTGGGCCGCGGCCGCCTGGTCAGCCTTCCCGCCTCTATGTCCGACGTCTTCGTTGCTGACGACGCCGTCGCCGACGTCCAGGTGCGGTCGAACCGCCAACTCTATCTCTTTGGCAAAAAGCCGGGTGAAACCAGCATCTACGCCACCGACGCCAATGGCCGGGTCGTCTTTTCGACCGTCGCCCGCGTCGGCAACAATATCGAGACGATCGACCAGATGCTGTCGTTGGCCATGCCCGAGGCGAGCATTTCGGCCAACCCGATGAACGGCTTTGTGCTGCTCACCGGAACGGTCCAGTCGCCCGACGATGCGGCCGAAGCCGAACGGCTGGTGCAGGCGTTCGTCGGCGAGCAGACGAAGGTCTTGTCGCGACTGCGCACGGCGACGCCGCTGCAGGTCAACCTGCAGGTTCGCATCGCCGAAGTGAACCGCTCACTGGTCAAGGAAATCAGCGGCAACCTGCTGACGCAGGACCGTACGGGCGGCTTCCTCAGCGGGATTTTCCGCGGGCGCCAGGCCGGGACGATCACCACCAATCCGGATGGTAGCACGTCCTATACATTTAATACGATTGCGGGAACGAACACCCTAGCCGGCGCAGGCCGTCTGTTCGGTCTCGATCTGATCGCCTCCCTCGACGTGGGCGAACGGTCGGGCATGGTGGCCACGCTGGCGCAGCCCAACTTGACCGCCATTTCGGGTGAGACCGCGGACTTCCTGGCCGGCGGTGAATTCCCGGTCCCGATCCCGGGCAACTTCGCCGGGACGACAATCGAATACCGCAAATATGGCGTCAGCCTGGCCTATACGCCGACGGTCCTGTCGAATGGCCGGATCAGCTTGCGCGTGCGGCCCGAAGTATCGGAACTGTCGACTGAAGGCGCGATCGAGCTTCAGGGCTTCCAGGTTCCCGCACTGACGGTTCGGCGCGCCGAGACGACGGTCGAACTCGGCTCGGGCGAAAGTTTCATGATCGCAGGGCTGATGAACAATCGTTCGATCGGCGCGATCGACAAGATCCCCGGTCTCGGCGACGTGCCCGTGCTCGGCCTGCTGTTCAAATCGGACAGCTTCCGCCGCGGCGAGACCGAACTGGTCATCGTCGTGACCCCTTATCTGGTTCAGCCGGTATCGGCGAACGAGATCAAGCTCCCGACCGACGGCTATAAGGACGCGGACGATCTTCAGCGGTTGCTTCTCAACCAGACGAGCAACGGCGTGACCGGCGGCGACCGCCCCAAACCGCGGCTTGAGACGAATGTCGGCGACGCCGACCGCCCGCGGGGCAACGGCGACGCCTCGCCCGGCTTCAGCATCAAGTGA
- a CDS encoding aspartate aminotransferase family protein, whose protein sequence is MCGFDWLGEWAVKGENDPLASFWMPFTANRSYRANPRQLVSASGMHYQSADGRTILDGTSGLWCSNAGHCRPEITEAIATAAATLDFAPTFQLGHPMPFELAQRLAALMPDGLDRIFFTNSGSESVDTALKIALNIQRAKGQGTRTRLIGRERGYHGTGFGGISVGGLVNNRRNFGGGLPGVDHIRHTHDIERNAFTRGFPQHGTELADDLQRLVDLHGADTIAAVIVEPMAGSTGVLVPPVGYLQRLREICDKHGIILIFDEVITAFGRVGGATAAGQWGVTPDIITMAKGLTNAAVPMGAVAVKRELHDAVIESVPGGIELFHGYTYSGHPLASAAGLATLDLYARDGLFDRADELGRYWEDAAHSLKGARHVIDIRTIGLVAGIELESRPGAPTARAMELFHSCFDNGLLVRATGDIIALSPPLIVEKAQIDEMFGKIRELLSRID, encoded by the coding sequence ATGTGCGGGTTCGACTGGCTGGGAGAGTGGGCCGTGAAGGGTGAGAATGATCCGCTGGCGTCCTTCTGGATGCCCTTTACCGCCAATCGGTCGTACAGGGCGAACCCGCGCCAACTCGTCTCGGCGAGCGGTATGCATTATCAGAGCGCTGACGGACGGACGATCTTGGATGGCACCTCCGGGCTGTGGTGCAGCAATGCCGGGCACTGCCGGCCCGAAATCACCGAGGCGATTGCGACGGCAGCGGCGACGCTCGATTTCGCGCCGACATTCCAGCTCGGGCACCCGATGCCGTTTGAACTGGCGCAGCGGCTCGCGGCGCTGATGCCCGACGGGCTCGACCGGATATTCTTTACAAACAGCGGTTCCGAGTCGGTTGATACGGCGCTGAAAATTGCGCTCAATATCCAGCGCGCGAAGGGGCAGGGAACGCGGACGCGGTTGATCGGGCGCGAGCGGGGCTATCATGGCACTGGCTTCGGCGGGATCAGCGTCGGCGGGCTTGTGAACAATCGCCGTAATTTCGGTGGCGGGCTGCCCGGCGTCGATCATATCCGGCATACGCACGACATCGAACGTAACGCCTTTACGCGTGGTTTCCCGCAGCATGGCACCGAACTGGCGGACGATCTGCAGCGGCTCGTCGACCTGCATGGCGCCGACACGATCGCGGCGGTGATCGTCGAGCCGATGGCGGGTTCGACAGGCGTGCTCGTGCCGCCGGTCGGCTATCTCCAGCGCTTGCGAGAGATTTGCGACAAGCATGGCATTATCCTGATTTTCGACGAGGTTATCACGGCTTTCGGCCGCGTCGGGGGTGCGACGGCGGCGGGGCAATGGGGCGTGACCCCCGATATCATCACGATGGCGAAGGGGCTGACCAACGCGGCGGTGCCGATGGGTGCGGTCGCAGTGAAGCGCGAGCTGCACGATGCGGTGATCGAGAGCGTGCCCGGCGGGATCGAGCTGTTCCACGGCTACACCTATTCGGGGCATCCGCTTGCGAGTGCTGCGGGCCTCGCGACGCTCGATCTTTATGCGCGCGATGGGTTGTTCGATCGTGCCGACGAACTTGGCAGATATTGGGAAGATGCGGCGCATAGCCTGAAAGGCGCGCGCCATGTCATCGATATCCGCACCATCGGGCTGGTCGCCGGTATCGAGCTCGAGTCGCGTCCGGGGGCGCCGACGGCACGCGCGATGGAGCTGTTCCATAGCTGTTTCGACAATGGGCTGCTCGTGCGCGCGACCGGCGACATCATCGCGCTGTCGCCGCCGCTGATTGTGGAAAAGGCGCAGATCGACGAGATGTTCGGAAAAATCCGGGAGTTGCTCAGCCGCATCGACTGA
- a CDS encoding type II secretion system F family protein codes for MNLPVILIVAGAFLAFAILVILLGGPSASKAKTRRLAMVKDRHAASTEAVVAAQMRKTIQSGGRKSDSSLVALMPRRDELDLRIRRTGKSWTLTQYIFASMILFVVATGGMLIVRAPFLMAGLIGLFVGLGLPYMVVGVLIKRRVTQFNARFPDAIDLLVRGLKSGLPVTETFQIVSQELPGPVGEEFKGIIERIRIGNTMEAALQESANMLGTPEFQFFCITIQIQRETGGNLAETLANLSDVLRKRAQMKLKIRAMSSEAKASAYIVGSLPFFVFGVVWSVNPSYLAGFFHEERLIIAGLGGLVWMSIGAGIMAKMVNFEI; via the coding sequence ATGAATCTGCCAGTCATCCTTATCGTCGCCGGGGCTTTCCTGGCTTTCGCGATCCTCGTGATCTTGCTTGGCGGGCCTTCGGCCAGCAAGGCGAAGACACGCCGGCTGGCGATGGTCAAGGACCGCCACGCCGCCTCGACCGAAGCGGTGGTGGCGGCGCAGATGCGCAAGACGATCCAGTCGGGTGGGCGCAAGAGCGACTCGTCGCTGGTCGCCCTGATGCCGCGCCGGGACGAGCTGGATCTGCGCATCCGGCGGACCGGAAAAAGCTGGACGCTTACGCAATATATATTTGCTTCGATGATCCTGTTCGTCGTCGCGACCGGCGGCATGTTGATCGTGCGCGCGCCGTTTCTGATGGCCGGGTTGATCGGTTTGTTCGTCGGGCTTGGCCTGCCATATATGGTCGTCGGCGTGCTGATCAAAAGGCGTGTGACGCAGTTCAACGCCCGTTTTCCCGACGCGATCGATCTTTTGGTGCGCGGTCTGAAATCGGGCTTGCCGGTCACCGAAACCTTTCAGATCGTGAGCCAGGAACTCCCGGGTCCGGTCGGCGAGGAATTCAAGGGCATCATCGAACGCATCCGCATCGGCAACACGATGGAAGCCGCGCTGCAGGAATCGGCGAACATGCTCGGCACGCCCGAATTCCAATTCTTCTGCATCACGATCCAGATCCAGCGCGAGACGGGCGGCAACCTGGCGGAAACGCTCGCCAATCTGTCGGACGTGCTACGCAAGCGCGCCCAGATGAAGCTCAAGATTCGTGCGATGTCGTCCGAAGCGAAGGCTTCCGCCTACATCGTTGGTTCCCTGCCCTTCTTCGTTTTCGGCGTCGTTTGGTCGGTGAACCCCAGCTATCTGGCCGGCTTCTTCCATGAAGAACGGCTCATCATCGCGGGATTGGGCGGGCTCGTCTGGATGAGCATCGGCGCCGGCATCATGGCCAAAATGGTCAACTTCGAAATCTGA
- the cpaB gene encoding Flp pilus assembly protein CpaB → MDTRKIMLIVGALVIAIGAAFGVNQMMRGAAAPQARAAAAPDITGPTILVATRQLPVGTIVGPDSFRFQPWPKELVEKAYFLKDKTDVNTLVGTVVRYPITAGQPLTQGALVHPDDRGFLAAALGPGMRAVTVKVSQEQGVAGFVFPGDRVDVVLTQTISVEEGSSFPDKQIVTAETIIRNVRILATDQRYDAEDETGKTPVRTFGSVTLEATPEIAEKIAVAQDMGKLSLALRPLAESAGELDAAIASGDVNVPAKGGSAAEKRMLAEVAARPVASRSSVTTGGDVSRFWIPVRGRVSAPPRAPQGGMGGMNDGGSTPSVGGRSVSGPVVRVTRGDKMTEVPVGGK, encoded by the coding sequence ATGGATACGCGAAAGATTATGCTGATCGTCGGCGCGCTGGTGATTGCCATCGGCGCAGCGTTCGGGGTCAACCAGATGATGCGCGGCGCTGCCGCTCCGCAGGCGCGTGCCGCCGCGGCACCGGACATCACCGGCCCGACGATCCTTGTGGCAACGCGGCAGCTGCCCGTCGGCACGATTGTCGGTCCGGACAGCTTCCGTTTTCAGCCCTGGCCGAAGGAACTGGTCGAAAAGGCCTATTTCCTGAAGGACAAGACCGACGTGAACACGTTGGTCGGCACCGTCGTGCGCTATCCGATCACCGCGGGCCAGCCGTTGACGCAAGGCGCGCTGGTCCATCCCGACGATCGCGGCTTCCTTGCTGCGGCGCTTGGCCCGGGCATGCGTGCCGTCACGGTCAAGGTCAGCCAGGAACAGGGTGTCGCCGGTTTCGTCTTTCCGGGCGACCGCGTCGACGTGGTGCTGACCCAGACCATTTCGGTCGAAGAAGGCAGCAGCTTTCCCGACAAGCAGATCGTGACCGCCGAAACGATCATCCGCAACGTCCGCATTCTGGCGACCGACCAGCGCTATGATGCCGAGGATGAAACCGGGAAGACCCCGGTTCGCACGTTCGGTTCGGTAACGCTCGAAGCCACGCCCGAAATCGCCGAGAAGATTGCTGTCGCGCAGGACATGGGCAAATTGTCGCTCGCCCTGCGTCCGCTGGCCGAAAGCGCGGGTGAACTCGATGCGGCGATCGCATCGGGCGACGTCAATGTGCCGGCCAAGGGCGGCTCCGCAGCAGAAAAGCGGATGCTGGCCGAAGTCGCTGCGCGCCCTGTCGCCAGCCGCTCTTCGGTGACCACGGGCGGCGACGTGTCGCGCTTCTGGATCCCGGTGCGCGGCCGCGTGTCGGCCCCGCCGCGGGCGCCGCAAGGTGGAATGGGTGGGATGAATGACGGCGGCTCCACGCCGTCCGTGGGGGGACGCTCCGTCTCCGGTCCGGTCGTGCGCGTGACCCGCGGCGACAAGATGACCGAAGTTCCGGTTGGGGGTAAGTAA
- a CDS encoding CpaD family pilus assembly protein: MKKIATWTILALATSLAGCTGAAYSNHSLESVHQPVVRNAIYQFDVAATNGELPPSEQGRLQGWLDAMGVRYGDRVAIEDTSVYGASSAQATVRSMVERRGLLLSTDVPVTTGAVPEGHVRVIVTRASASVPGCPNWDSKFANNPTNATSANYGCATNGNLAAMIADPNDLIKGASNTRSDPTAATRAIQTYRTKPQTGAGELTKTPTSGGN, from the coding sequence ATGAAGAAAATCGCAACTTGGACAATCCTGGCCCTGGCCACGTCGCTCGCCGGCTGTACCGGTGCCGCGTACAGCAACCACAGCCTGGAATCGGTGCACCAGCCCGTCGTGCGCAACGCCATCTATCAATTCGATGTGGCAGCGACGAATGGCGAGCTGCCGCCCAGCGAACAGGGGCGCCTGCAAGGCTGGCTCGACGCAATGGGCGTCCGCTACGGTGATCGCGTCGCGATCGAGGACACCTCGGTCTATGGCGCCAGTTCGGCGCAGGCGACCGTTCGTTCGATGGTCGAACGCCGTGGCCTGCTGCTCAGCACCGATGTTCCGGTCACGACGGGCGCGGTTCCCGAAGGTCATGTGCGCGTCATCGTGACGCGCGCGTCGGCCTCGGTGCCTGGCTGTCCGAACTGGGATAGCAAGTTTGCGAACAATCCGACCAATGCGACGTCCGCGAACTATGGCTGCGCGACGAACGGCAACCTTGCCGCGATGATCGCCGACCCGAACGACCTTATCAAGGGCGCCAGCAACACGCGCAGCGATCCGACAGCCGCGACCCGAGCGATCCAGACCTATCGCACGAAACCCCAGACCGGTGCCGGCGAATTGACCAAAACACCCACCAGCGGAGGCAACTAA
- a CDS encoding type II secretion system F family protein — MNSSLLLSAFTGAQSGPKILGIDVIWVGTLLAAVGVFAVLIAIYSALTVRNPMAKRVKALNERREQLKAGITASTAKRRARLVRKNHTADKMRTFLGRLQVLQEGQVKEVQQKLAQAGIRSKDLAVAVIFGRMVLPILFGGTALFLIYWVDMWPDLTSTKRALYSMIALVLGYKAPDLFVDNMRQKRTDKIRKGLPDALDLLVICAEAGLTVDSAFSRVSKELGRAYPELGEEFALTSIELGFLTERRQAFENFSYRVNLESVKGVVTTMIQTEKYGTPLASALRVLSAEFRNERMMRAEEKAARLPAIMTVPLILFILPVLFIVILGPAACSLSDAMSGGSLGAK; from the coding sequence GTGAACAGCAGCCTCCTTCTCTCCGCCTTCACCGGCGCGCAAAGCGGACCGAAAATCCTCGGCATCGACGTCATATGGGTCGGCACCTTGCTGGCGGCGGTGGGCGTGTTTGCCGTGCTGATCGCCATCTACAGCGCCCTGACCGTTCGCAATCCGATGGCCAAGCGCGTCAAGGCGCTGAACGAACGCCGCGAGCAATTGAAGGCGGGCATCACGGCCTCGACCGCCAAACGCCGCGCGCGGCTGGTCCGCAAGAACCACACCGCCGACAAGATGCGCACCTTCCTTGGCCGGCTCCAGGTGTTGCAGGAAGGCCAAGTCAAGGAGGTCCAGCAAAAGCTGGCACAAGCGGGTATCCGGTCGAAGGATCTGGCTGTGGCGGTCATTTTCGGTCGTATGGTCCTGCCGATCCTGTTCGGCGGCACCGCGCTCTTCCTGATCTATTGGGTCGATATGTGGCCCGATCTCACCAGCACCAAACGCGCGCTCTATTCGATGATCGCATTGGTGCTCGGCTACAAGGCGCCCGACCTCTTCGTCGACAATATGCGCCAAAAGCGCACCGACAAGATCCGCAAAGGCCTGCCCGACGCGCTCGACCTGCTCGTCATTTGTGCCGAAGCCGGTTTGACCGTCGACTCCGCCTTTTCGCGCGTGTCGAAGGAACTGGGCCGCGCTTATCCCGAACTTGGCGAAGAATTCGCACTGACGTCGATCGAACTCGGCTTTTTGACCGAGCGTCGTCAGGCGTTCGAAAACTTCTCCTATCGCGTCAATCTGGAATCGGTGAAGGGCGTGGTCACCACCATGATCCAGACCGAAAAATACGGCACCCCGCTCGCCAGCGCGCTGCGCGTGCTGTCGGCCGAATTCCGCAACGAACGCATGATGCGCGCCGAAGAAAAGGCTGCACGGCTGCCCGCAATCATGACGGTGCCGTTGATCCTGTTCATCCTGCCGGTGCTGTTCATCGTCATTCTCGGCCCGGCGGCCTGTTCGCTGAGCGACGCGATGTCCGGCGGCAGCCTCGGCGCCAAATAA
- a CDS encoding ATP-binding protein translates to MFDRLSSLVIALTLVAIAAIFATLAGGDRLSIAIMVIAGFLAAAVVYSALPALSDAKTAGAAPEDAAPISLLRHPDFAHWIDQEKEPLIGTADNIVTIANDAAIRLLGRHIVGADVRTAIRHPAATDWLSQTDENAGLDTINLIDFPRPGQRWTMRIAALSGREQIIFLSDRSAIDAADRMRSDFVANASHELRTPLSAILGYVETLQDMNGETDGPTRHRFLSIIEREARRMQQLVIDLLSISRVEADRFRRPTTPVDLAAIVKTTIAQLRDSEHPRAKDVVAELGDDPQPMLGDEAQLGQLAHNIISNAMKYGHAGTPVTVELTREGSRVRLSVSDEGDGIAADHLPRLTERFYRVDEARSRSVGGTGLGLAIVKHISERHQGQLDIASEVGKGTRVSATFPMAAKS, encoded by the coding sequence ATGTTCGATCGCCTTTCCAGCCTGGTCATCGCTTTGACGCTGGTCGCCATCGCGGCAATTTTTGCCACGCTGGCAGGGGGCGATCGATTGTCGATCGCGATCATGGTGATCGCCGGTTTCCTTGCCGCGGCGGTGGTCTACAGCGCCCTTCCCGCCTTGTCTGACGCGAAGACCGCCGGGGCCGCGCCCGAGGATGCCGCGCCGATCTCCTTACTCCGCCATCCCGACTTCGCCCACTGGATCGATCAGGAAAAAGAGCCCTTGATCGGCACCGCCGACAATATCGTCACCATTGCCAACGACGCCGCAATCCGGCTGCTTGGCCGACATATCGTCGGCGCCGACGTCCGCACCGCAATCCGTCATCCGGCAGCGACCGACTGGCTGTCGCAAACTGACGAGAATGCCGGGCTCGACACGATCAACCTGATCGACTTTCCGCGCCCCGGCCAACGCTGGACGATGCGCATCGCCGCGCTGTCGGGCCGCGAACAGATCATCTTCCTGTCCGACCGGTCTGCGATCGACGCAGCGGACCGGATGCGATCGGACTTCGTCGCCAATGCCAGCCACGAATTACGCACGCCGCTTTCCGCGATCCTCGGTTATGTCGAAACGCTGCAGGATATGAACGGCGAGACCGACGGGCCGACACGCCATCGCTTCCTGTCGATCATCGAGCGCGAGGCGCGGCGGATGCAGCAACTGGTCATCGACCTTCTCTCGATCTCGCGCGTCGAGGCCGACCGCTTCCGCCGTCCCACTACGCCGGTCGACCTCGCCGCCATCGTCAAGACCACGATTGCACAGCTGCGCGACAGCGAGCATCCGCGAGCGAAAGATGTTGTCGCAGAGCTCGGCGACGACCCGCAACCAATGCTCGGCGACGAGGCCCAGCTCGGACAGCTTGCGCACAATATCATTTCGAACGCGATGAAATATGGCCACGCCGGCACCCCGGTGACAGTCGAACTGACGCGCGAGGGCAGCCGCGTCCGGCTGTCGGTGAGCGACGAAGGCGACGGCATTGCAGCCGATCACCTGCCGCGCCTGACCGAACGCTTCTATCGCGTCGATGAGGCGCGCAGCCGGTCGGTCGGGGGCACGGGGCTGGGTCTCGCGATCGTGAAGCACATCAGCGAGCGCCATCAAGGGCAGCTCGATATCGCCAGCGAAGTCGGCAAGGGGACGCGCGTTTCGGCGACTTTCCCGATGGCCGCGAAGAGCTGA
- a CDS encoding fumarylacetoacetate hydrolase family protein: protein MKLASLKQGRDGRLVVVSDDLAWYADAGQIAATMQVALDNWADTAPRLAALAEDLNHDAIPKDRFHEHDAASPLPRAYQWADGSAYVNHVALVRQARGAEMPDSFWHDPLMYQGGSDAFLAPRDPIPLGDPAWGCDMEAEVVVVTGDVPKGIDAIAARETILLVGLTNDVSLRSLIPAELAKGFGFFQSKPSSAMSPVFVTPDALGDRWKDGKLHGTLSVDLNGQPLGRADAGVDMTFDFGALIAHAAKTRDLGAGTIIGSGTVSNRDADGGPGKPIAAGGLGYSCLAEVRTVETIQQGEPKTPFMQKGDTVRIWMDDDRHHSIFGAIEQSVG, encoded by the coding sequence GTGAAACTAGCTTCGCTCAAACAGGGCCGCGACGGACGCCTGGTCGTCGTTTCGGACGACCTCGCCTGGTATGCCGACGCCGGCCAGATCGCGGCGACGATGCAGGTCGCGCTCGACAATTGGGCCGATACCGCCCCGCGCCTCGCAGCGCTCGCCGAAGATCTCAATCATGACGCGATCCCGAAGGACCGTTTTCACGAACATGATGCGGCATCGCCGCTACCGCGCGCCTATCAATGGGCCGACGGCAGCGCTTATGTGAACCATGTCGCGCTAGTGCGGCAGGCGCGCGGCGCCGAGATGCCGGACAGTTTCTGGCACGATCCGCTAATGTACCAGGGCGGCAGCGACGCCTTTCTGGCCCCGCGCGATCCGATCCCGCTCGGCGATCCCGCCTGGGGCTGCGATATGGAAGCCGAAGTCGTGGTAGTAACGGGAGATGTTCCCAAGGGAATCGACGCGATTGCGGCGCGCGAGACGATCCTGCTCGTCGGGCTGACCAACGATGTTTCGCTGCGCAGCCTGATCCCGGCGGAACTCGCCAAGGGATTCGGCTTCTTCCAGTCGAAACCATCGAGCGCGATGTCGCCGGTGTTTGTCACGCCCGACGCGCTCGGCGATCGCTGGAAGGACGGCAAGCTGCACGGCACATTGTCGGTCGACCTCAACGGCCAGCCGCTTGGGCGCGCCGACGCGGGCGTCGACATGACCTTCGATTTCGGCGCGCTGATCGCGCATGCGGCAAAGACGCGCGATCTGGGCGCCGGGACGATCATCGGGTCGGGAACGGTGTCGAACCGCGACGCCGACGGCGGCCCCGGAAAGCCGATCGCGGCGGGCGGGCTCGGTTATAGCTGCCTTGCCGAAGTACGGACGGTCGAAACGATCCAGCAGGGCGAGCCCAAGACGCCTTTCATGCAAAAGGGCGATACCGTCCGCATCTGGATGGACGACGACCGCCACCACAGTATTTTCGGCGCGATCGAGCAGAGCGTCGGCTGA